One genomic segment of Sanyastnella coralliicola includes these proteins:
- a CDS encoding toxin-antitoxin system YwqK family antitoxin, protein MARLKFILIAILFSASTHAQEFIMVDDQYCSSDSLPLQGQLEIFHPNGEVSRVLNFENGYLHQLALFYNENGKLTMSGSYYKNKRDGIWLTWDLDGKVTGRAEFDQGQKIGEWLIQGYYSETSYRLYFANDKLLVARMEE, encoded by the coding sequence ATGGCGAGACTGAAATTCATACTTATTGCCATCCTATTTAGTGCTTCAACGCATGCTCAAGAGTTCATTATGGTCGATGATCAATACTGTTCATCCGACAGCCTCCCTCTCCAAGGACAACTTGAGATCTTTCACCCCAACGGTGAAGTAAGTCGTGTGTTGAACTTTGAAAACGGATACCTGCATCAGCTAGCCCTATTCTACAATGAGAATGGGAAGCTGACCATGTCAGGGTCTTATTACAAGAATAAACGGGATGGGATTTGGCTCACTTGGGACCTCGATGGAAAGGTCACCGGTAGAGCTGAATTTGACCAGGGCCAGAAGATTGGCGAATGGTTAATTCAAGGATACTACTCCGAGACGTCGTACCGGCTTTATTTCGCCAACGACAAATTGCTCGTTGCTAGAATGGAAGAATGA